Proteins encoded in a region of the Nicotiana tomentosiformis chromosome 9, ASM39032v3, whole genome shotgun sequence genome:
- the LOC104089256 gene encoding ATP-citrate synthase beta chain protein 2, whose translation MATGQLFSKTTQALFYNYKQLPIQRMLDFDFLCGRETPSVAGIINPGSEGFQKLFFGQEEIAIPVHSTIEAACAAHPTADVFINFASFRSAAASSMSALKQPTIKVAAIIAEGVPESDAKQLIAYAKANNKVVIGPATVGGIQAGAFKIGDTAGTIDNIIQCKLYRPGSVGFVSKSGGMSNELYNTIARVTDGIYEGIAIGGDVFPGSTLSDHVLRFNNIPQVKMVVVLGELGGRDEYSLVEALKQGKINKPVVAWVSGTCATLFKSEVQFGHAGAKSGGEMESAQAKNQALRDAGAVVPTSYEAFEGAIKDTFEKLVEAGKTTPVKEVSPPQIPEDLSTAIKSGKVRAPTHIISTISDDRGEEPCYAGVPMSSIVEQGLGVGDVVSLLWFKRSLPRYCTRFIEICVMLCADHGPCVSGAHNSIVTARAGKDLVSCLVSGLLTIGPRFGGAIDDAARYFKDAYDKGLTPYEFVESMKKKGIRVPGIGHRIKRGDNRDKRVELLQLYARENFPSVKYMEYAVEVETYTLSKANNLVLNVDGAIGSLFLDLLAGSGMFTKPEIDEIVEIGYLNGLFVLARSIGLIGHTFDQKRLKQPLYRHPWEDVLYTK comes from the exons GGAGGGAAACGCCATCTGTTGCTGGAATTATTAATCCTGGTTCTGAGGGATTCCAGAAACTCTTCTTTGGTCAGGAGGAAATTGCAATCCCAGTACATTCAAC CATTGAAGCTGCCTGTGCTGCACATCCCACGGCTGATgttttcataaactttgcatctTTCAGAAG TGCTGCTGCTTCCTCCATGTCTGCTCTTAAACAGCCGACTATCAAAGTTGCGGCTATTATAGCTGAAGGTGTTCCTGAGTCAGACGCTAAGCAGCTGATTGCTTATGCAAAGGCAAACAATAAG GTGGTTATTGGTCCAGCTACTGTTGGAGGGATCCAAGCTGGTGCTTTCAAGATTGGTGATACTGCTGGAACAATTGATAACATTATTCAGTGCAAACTTTACAGACCTGGATCTGTAGGCTTTGTCTCAAAATCT GGTGGTATGTCTAATGAATTATACAATACAATTGCTCGTGTGACTGATGGAATTTATGAAG GAATTGCAATCGGGGGAGATGTTTTCCCTGGCTCTACCCTTTCTGATCATGTTTTGCGCTTCAACAATATTCCACAG GTTAAAATGGTGGTTGTTCTCGGGGAACTTGGTGGACGAGATGAGTATTCCCTAGTTGAAGCCTTGAAGCAGGGAAAAATTAACAAGCCTGTTGTTGCCTGGGTTAGTGGAACTTGTGCTACGCTCTTCAAGTCAGAAGTACAATTTGGTCATGCG GGAGCAAAGAGTGGTGGTGAAATGGAGTCCGCACAAGCAAAGAATCAAGCACTCAGAGATGCCGGAGCTGTGGTTCCAACCTCATATGAAGCTTTTGAAGGAGCAATCAAAGATACATTTGAAAAGCTA GTTGAGGCAGGAAAAACAACTCCTGTAAAGGAAGTTTCTCCTCCTCAAATACCTGAAGATCTTAGCACGGCAATTAAGAGTGGGAAAGTTCGGGCCCCAACTCATATTATTTCCACAATATCTGACGATAGAG GTGAAGAGCCATGCTATGCTGGTGTACCCATGTCATCCATTGTGGAGCAGGGACTTGGTGTTGGTGATGTGGTTTCCCTCTTGTGGTTCAAACGGAGCCTACCACGTTATTGTACACGTTTTATTGAG ATTTGCGTGATGTTGTGTGCTGACCATGGTCCCTGTGTCTCTGGTGCCCACAACTCCATAGTAACTGCCAGGGCTGGGAAAGATCTGGTTTCATGCCTTGTTTCCG GATTGCTGACTATTGGTCCGCGATTTGGTGGTGCTATTGATGATGCTGCTCGGTACTTCAAGGATGCTTATGACAAG GGTCTTACACCATATGAGTTCGTGGAAAGTATGAAGAAGAAGGGCATTCGTGTGCCAGGAATTGGCCACAG GATTAAGAGAGGTGACAACAGAGATAAGAGAGTGGAACTACTGCAGCTTTATgctagggaaaatttcccttcTGTTAAGTACATGGAATATGCTGTTGAGGTTGAAACTTACACACTGTCAAAGGCAAACAACCTAGTCCTCAATGTCGATGGTGCCATTGGATCCCTCTTTTTGGATCTCCTTGCCGGCAGTGGAATGTTCACCAAGCCAGAAATTGATGAAATTGTGGAGATTGGTTACCTCAATGGACTTTTCGTGCTGGCTCGTTCAATTGGGCTTATAGG GCACACATTTGACCAGAAGAGATTGAAGCAGCCTCTGTACCGTCACCCATGGGAAGATGTCCTCTACACCAAgtga